The following proteins come from a genomic window of Aspergillus oryzae RIB40 DNA, chromosome 4:
- a CDS encoding FAD-binding oxidoreductase (predicted protein), which translates to MSGILASLEFEQIAVYKPGEVEYEKSVATAYLLYRFARPSYVVQPTHPAQVQDIVRYLIEYNDRQKPDSQVSITIKNGSHSYAGFSSTDKGILLDLSKMNRVKLNLDKVSHPKSVIIRGGALWGHLYKQLINGRHKGYMLAGGDCSTVGVSGFVLGGGLSAFSRSLGMACDNLTEATIITADGRMVTVGENSDPDSDEGKLFWALRGGGAGNFGIVVQLKMNIHQLQKEDDSARTRETVIAGRYTWFPYPGEVEEAKLMATMNESYTTKWVDSLAIHSTWICDLQEARTLPAIRFIVYHNGEKNSIDKQLDKLVEQGNPSDQTSERRRELAKPLRRRTDYAVPS; encoded by the coding sequence ATGTCCGGTATCCTTGCAAGCTTGGAGTTTGAACAAATTGCAGTGTACAAACCTGGGGAGGTTGAGTATGAAAAGTCTGTTGCGACTGCATATCTGCTGTACCGCTTCGCGAGACCTTCATACGTAGTTCAGCCTACACATCCTGCCCAGGTTCAGGACATTGTGAGGTACCTCATCGAGTATAATGACAGACAGAAGCCAGACTCCCAGGTATCCATCACGATCAAGAATGGCAGTCATTCTTATGCAGGGTTCTCCTCCACCGATAAGGGGATCTTGTTGGACCTCTCAAAGATGAATAGGGTGAAGCTCAACCTGGACAAAGTCTCTCATCCAAAATCAGTTATCATCAGAGGGGGTGCCTTATGGGGTCATTTATATAAGCAATTGATCAACGGGAGGCATAAAGGGTACATGCTCGCTGGTGGGGACTGTTCCACTGTCGGAGTGAGTGGTTTTGTTCTGGGTGGTGGTCTCAGCGCGTTCTCCAGAAGCCTCGGAATGGCATGCGATAATTTGACGGAGGCGACCATAATTACTGCCGACGGTAGAATGGTTACAGTTGGGGAGAACAGTGACCCGGATTCAGATGAAGGCAAACTATTCTGGGCACTCCGTGGTGGCGGTGCCGGGAACTTTGGTATTGTCGTCCAGCTGAAAATGAAcatccaccagctccagaaaGAGGACGATAGTGCTAGGACTCGGGAAACGGTGATAGCTGGAAGATACACATGGTTTCCATATCccggggaggtggaagaagctAAACTTATGGCCACGATGAATGAGTCCTATACGACGAAGTGGGTGGATAGCCTCGCCATTCACAGTACATGGATCTGCGATCTCCAAGAGGCCAGGACTCTACCTGCAATTCGCTTCATTGTCTACCACAATGGCGAGAAGAATAGCATCGATAAGCAGCTTGACAAATTGGTCGAACAAGGGAATCCATCGGATCAAACGAGCGAGCGGAGGCGGGAGTTGGCGAAACCTCTCAGAAGGCGAACCGACTACGCTGTTCCTTCATGA
- a CDS encoding uncharacterized protein (predicted protein): protein MEQLSLSGISPKADFENIPIIDVAALKSPDRRERQRLAREIYDACTQVGFFYIKVTYISSRFQIPLIINICPAESWDIGGANNGSSRCGASILRPPRRAENGIFCGEVEEEISNADDPCERTDTNNIGALLESFDIGYEILADPQRAADDVLPPDTYDLYGDNQWPSNEVLPKFRETYLLYCAEALTLCRRLMRSFALALGLDEGFFDPVMNFPGVTSRLLHYPPQTVEGEVRDGLGAHTITYPHCKSVTLAANGWWRLLFQGRWL from the exons ATGGAGCAGCTCTCTCTATCAGGCATCTCACCGAAGGCGGACTTTGAGAATATTCCAATCATTGACGTCGCAGCTTTAAAGAGTCCGGATCGCAGAGAACGACAGAGACTAGCGAGGGAAATCTATGATGCCTGCACACAGGTTGGGTTCTTCTACATTAAGGTGACTTACATCTCTTCACGATTCCAAATTCCACTGATCATTAACATATGTCCTGCAGAATCATGGGATATCGGAGGAGCTAATAATGGCTCTTCACGATGCGGCGCATCGATTCTTCGCCCTCCCAGAAGAGCAGAAAATGGAATATTCTGTGGCGAAGTCGAAG AGGAAATATCGAACGCTGATGATCCGTGTGAGCGCACCGATACAAATAATATAGGCGCGCTTCTGGAATCATTTGATATCGGTTATGAAATCCTCGCTGATCCCCAACGTGCAGCAGATGATGTGCTTCCCCCAGACACATATGATCTATACGGAGACAACCAGTGGCCCAGCAATGAGGTGCTTCCAAAATTCCGAGAAACGTATTTGCTGTATTGTGCCGAGGCACTCACCCTCTGTCGAAGACTAATGAGAAGCTTTGCACTTGCCCTTGGCCTCGACGAGGGTTTCTTTGACCCCGTGATGAACTTTCCGGGGGTCACATCCCGCCTCTTGCATTACCCACCCCAGACTGTGGAGGGAGAGGTCAGAGATGGGCTCGGGGCTCACACG ATAACGTACCCGCATTGCAAGTCCGTAACGCTCGCGGCGAATGGGTGGTGGCGCCTCCTATTCCAGGGACGCTGGTTGTGA
- a CDS encoding uncharacterized protein (predicted protein) — translation MPVLPQLEGSTFDADLRNRHIIYEVVYAIHGGPMAGRKNFQAATYQCIRPGELWQINWLEETGTICSMCWDITNKCLSTLLAFSKGHWTESVAAHGDKRNPDDFARWRDLAKIGTQADRILLSEQAEILEDFHGAGDLEPIDPSWPTL, via the exons ATGCCCGTCCTCCCTCAACTCGAAGGCTCAACCTTTGACGCCGACCTCCGCAACCGCCATATTATCTATGA AGTAGTTTACGCTATCCACGGTGGCCCGATGGCCGGTCGTAAGAATTTCCAGGCTGCGACATACCAGTGTATCCGCCCCGGAGAACTGTGGCAGATTAATTGGCTTGAAGAGACCGGTACCATTTGCTCTATGTGCTGGGACATCACCAACAAATGCTTGAGTACCTTGCTGGCTTTCTCAAAGGGACACTGGACTGAGAGCGTGGCTGCCCATGGAGATAAACGCAACCCGGACGATTTTGCGCGATGGCGCGATTTGGCCAAAATTGGTACTCAGGCCGATCGAATACTCTTGAGTGAACAGGCGGAGATTTTGGAGGACTTTCATGGAGCTGGTGATTTGGAGCCTATCGATCCTTCTTGGCCGACGCTTTGA